The region cacacacaaactatatTAGAACTAAATATATTGCAGTAAACACAATGGTTTTGCTTTTATTCTATTTGCAAATGTATTCTCTCACAACATACaaactttttgtttatttccccAGATATCAATTCACATGAGGCAGAGTCACAGAAAAACAGACTAGATATTATCTTCCTTTCTTTATTAAAGAATTAAACCAGTCCCCTTTAATCCAAATTCCTGCCCTTGACTGTTGCTTAAATATTCTGAGAAACTCACAAATATTACATACTCTTTCATACAAGAAGGGTGAACAATGAGGCTGCTGAATTGAAACTTAATTAGTAAGCCACTAATATTATATCCAGAAAAATTatctgtattattttgagaaagGCAGGCctatttgtttttctccaaCTGTCCAAATGTAGTACTTGCAGATATACTTGGAAGTATAGTAAACTACATTTTGAACGAATGCTATAGCTAGGCCATGAGGCCTATTAAGGAAATGTTTAGCGTATCCAAATGCATGTTAATATACTGAGatatatttcaaatgaataatatttctaaAGCAATACTAATATTAATTGTTGTTAGGTAATTAGATTTAAAATATGATATGCACTGTAAACGACGAATATAATCACAATGCATTCCGTCAATTAAATATGATTAGGTAACAGCCTACTGGGATagcaaaacataaacaaaacaaattaaaaaatagagGAAAATACACGACTTAGTTCATACCTTTTCTTTTAATGACAATTTCGCAATGGTACACGAAATGGTGCCTGTGCGACCATCTTAGGAGTTCTTATAAAAACTAACAACTTCAACAAATTGAAGGTATAAAGCACAAAATCGAAGGACAAGCGAAATTATAAAAAGGTCTGTTTATTCATATTGTACAGTTCAAGATAGACACGAATATTTGCTTagaatgcttttttaaaatgaccaTAAACAATTTAACTGGACGTATTGCTGCATATAGTGAATACTGCAAATATTAGGCCACTAAACGTGTCAGGTCAAAAAAATAGTGGTTTCATTTAAACAGGTTGGTACAATCGGTTCCATTGTGGcctaattttatttttgacagAAAAACGGTGATGCacaatttaaagaaatataCTATTTTATTCAAGCATACAAAggtaagaaaacaaaaaaacatctcctTAAAATATCAGAACaacatttcacattaaaatatataaagttaGGTAAGGGCTGACAAGAGATACGAAAGTCAAGAACATTGTCCTctttaggtaaaaaaaaatcatgtgcaAAATAGTTCTCATCCAACAAATCGAGCAGTTTAGATgttcacatttttcattaagTTGCCAAAAACATGTGAGCAAGTTCACAAACATGAGAAGGTTCTTGTGCCAAGCCACGCATTGGTTCTTGAATCTTCGTTGTGAATAGTTTTTTAATAGTCCGTAGTGTGCGTACAACACGCAAATGTTCACAAAGTCTGTTTCACCAAGCCCAGTGGTGTCTTGAGGCCACTGGGGCTGTTAAGTGCTGGTATCTGGGAAACAGCGCAAGTGGCGATTGCTGAAAAGACTGGTACCCGTGGCTGTTGAAAGATGCAGCGGACGCTACCAACGGGATGCTACAGCCGGTTTTGTCTGGGTCGATAATGCAGGTATACGGCTTGCCGTCTCGAACCAGGATGGGTACCACGACTCGACGCACCACGGTGGGGTGATTGGCGTCCTGGGGTCCCTCCGACCGAGCTCTCTTCATCTTGTACCTGTGGTTCTGGAACCAGATCTTCACCTGCGTTGGGGTGAGGCTGAGGAGATGGGCGAGGTGCTCGCGCTCCGGCGCTGACAGGTAGCGCTGCTGCCTGAAGCGTCTCTCGAGCTCGAAGGTCTGGGCCTTGGAAAACAGCACGCGACgtttcttcctcttctcctctgccTCGCATTCTGAGGAAGGCTCCGATTTCTTGGTGGAATCCGGTAATGTCTCCGGGCTACTTTCGTCAGAGGCTGGTGGGatcataaacattttattaaacaagAGAATTTCTAATAAAGTAATGTTAATCACAAGGTGCAAATGAACCGAGAACGCAGGTGTCACATAACTTAACTAGGAGTATCATTTTACAATGTAGACATCGAAAAAAAATTGACAATGAAATCATTCTAAAAGAAAGGTTCAGCCATGTTTGTTGATAGTACCAATCCATGTACGTTGATGTATAGTGCCAAGCCATGTCTATTTAGCTGATATGATGTGTATGATGCATGTCCACTGTACATTCAGCGAATGTATTTCGGGTCTAGGATTACAGCATTTTATGAGACATGTACTTATCATATGCAATGAAGGACTGCTGTAAAAAATGTTATCAGTCACTTACACAGGCAGTGGCCCCTGTCGCTTTCCAGCCAGGACGAGTAGCTGCCTCCGGAGCAGGAGAGCATTGGAGAGCGCTGAGGTACCGTGTCGGCGTCATGCTCAGGCAAATCCAAAATACTCCTCACGGTGAAGCTGATTTTAGCAGAAATAGCCATcgtgtttttttatgtaaaaaaggGCCCAGTCGGCGTCcctaaatattaattaaaactCGAGAAAGCCGCGCGTAGAAGGCAGATTATCCACTTGGAGACAGCTGTAGAGAAGCGCACGTTGTTACACGGGGACCTCAGATAGCTCTGTGGGCACCAGAGGCGGGATGTTTATATAAACAGCTGCCAGGGCTGCAAACACTAACCGCTTTCAGAGTCGCCCTTCCATAAGATGCTAAGTACCTGAATGGCTCAAGTGGCGAAATCCCAGTGAGGGTAGGTGTAAATGCGAAGAAGAATACCCCGTTACCTACACAATGGCCGAAGGAAACACTCCTCATCATTACATATTCTGTCCGATTCGCCGAAAGTGGGGAAACAGATAATGGTAATTGTTGCGGCTGAATCACGTCTTGGGTGGCAAGTGACAACAAgcgacccccctccctcctcaacaAACATCGCCGGTATTTGCATACAAAGTGAACCATTAGCGTGATGCCCGGAGTTGTTTTAGCTAATTCATTAATGTGCTTTGTCTTCTAATTGCAGGTAGCCTATGCATACTAAAaagtagaagaagaaaaaacagaaaaaacattaaacaaacaaactggcttgtagttattagttattttatcttctattattgtttttttagaaTTGACATGCATGCGTAAaccaattaattaattgatttatcctaaatatttatttttaattctttgaaaataaaaatgactggcAACGGTATCCTCATCAAACTATTGACTACTTGGATGCTTGAAGTAAGACAACATCGTTTGTTCAATGTAGGCTCTTGATATGGGCAGTCATGTGAAATTTGAAACCGCAAATCCATGGTTGAATAGGCTAcacgttttttgttgttgtaaatgtATCCGATCATTAGAAATAAATGCCTTGGATCCAGGTGATGTTAAGTATGGGGTAGAGAGGACCAATCACTGTTCACACAAATggaaaccaaataaaaaaagaagaggtgAAGGAGACAAATCAACTGAAATGCGCAGTAAAGTGGCTAATTGTGACGAGCTAATAAGGCAGGTGCTTGAAGGACAGGTGCACTGTTGACTGGCAGGTCTTCCACGGGACTTCGGGCCTGAACCAAGAAAAAAGCTCAAGTCTAAACCGAGGGTGGGCTATAAGGTAACATTTTGCTTATCCTTCGTTTTACAAAAAGTAGGAAATAGTAGTAATTATTCGACACTAATTCATAAATCTCTTCCAGGGTAAACTCAATTACGCAATGATTAAAGCATGTCGCAGATCCCTATATGACAGCACTTATGTTTCACAAATAACTTTATTTCAGGATGTACATAGGTATATAGGTCTCGCGTGCGATTCTTGTGTCGGCCAACGCCCTGCGTTCTCGTCAGGACAGCAGCGCGGCGAGGCAGCGCTTCGGCGTTCCCATGCAATGTTCCAGATAGGCACATCTGCAGCGCGCCTGGGATGACAGCAGCCATTTGTCCGCGGCGGAGGATCTGCCCCCCGAGCGTCCTGGGTGGTCGAACGAAAAGGAACACAAATACATGCCAGCCAGCGCGAGGGAACAAAGGGGGGAAATGTAGCCCTACGTCCTGGACCCGTTGGAAGCATTTGTTCCAGTCAAGATTTTGCATTTGTTCAGTCCCGAAATAATACGTGATTGACGCCTCACCACAATGTGCTTTAACTTTCTGGGATAAATCCGAGCTTGTTCCTTGTTGTCATGGTTTTGAATGGGCCTGAATAGGATTTGGGCCACTATCTACTGCTCCGCGTCTACTGCCGCCAAGTCTATACAGAGATATTAGTTATGCGTTTCGAAACTGAATTAAAAGCCTTTTAGTTTCCACTATCAAACGAAATCGTTGGCTTCAATGGGTTGACTTTATGAATGGcgaataaaaataatcattgcATCATTCTGAATATGCTTTCGTAAACATGCCTGTTATCAAATAAATTACGTTAACATCAGCTTTGGTTGGCCATTTCAACCGCTTAAGAGTCAAGATGGAAAGTATAGCGTATCATTTTAGTAGCAGGGACATTTATGATGGCTGTCTTAACCGGAAATTAGCGTGCACATTACACCAAAACCCATATATTGATGAACATCTCTCTTGGTTAAGAGAACAAACACgctaaatgtattcagtggaGAGACTTCGCTTGCTTGGCACACAGATTACTGTAAGGTGCCGCAAGTACCCTTAATTTACAGAGGACTCTTAATTTAAGTGCAAAACCCGACAAGGCAAAGAAAAGTCATGTTCAGACTGCGGAATTCCTCACTACAATGACCCCTCGGAGCCTCTTAATCTATTAAACACCCACAGGCAGAAGTGTGCTTCACCGAGAGGAGGTACTCTGAAACTACCGAGGGCTCTTCACAACCAAATATTTGCTTTCGTTATTAGATGCTTTCCCAACAAGCAGAATACTTGGCTGACTacacagaaaatatatattcatcCTACTTGCTATGTAATACCGTTTAGGTTTATGGACACGAAATACATCACATTACGGCCCGtggtgaaatataaataaaatacaatacagttATCTTTACACGAGTCAATGCGGCCGCACAAATTACTGACGAAACCTCAACAATTGAATGACCAAATTTTCACAGAAGTGCCTTAGGTTAAACACTTGTGAATCATGAAAAGGTGTGCAGAAGTAGCCAAACAAGTAGCCAGGGTGTAGGCTGTCAGTTAAAATAGCAACGTGTTATTCATTTCGGTTATATGTGAGGGCAAATAAATAGTAGGCCTATGCGTAACTTTTCATTATCAAAATACACTTGTATATGGCCTACATTTGCATAAACTGGAAGCTTAACCGAGGTCGATACAGGGTTGCACATTAGGAGAGGCAATTTTAAACGCTCTTAGCGCAAGTGCCAAGATGCTTGCAACGAGCGCAACGGAATCGAAAAGTGCTTACTTGTATTTGGCTATTTACATTCTGAAATGCCCTCATACACATGACCgaggaacacacactcacatatgcgcacacatgtACGGTGACGCACggggcacacacaaaaacatttttcgaTTCTTAAACAATCGTAATCAAATTTTCATCATAAAAATGATTGTGTATATTTAGAAATATATGCCGAGCTAGATATTACTCTAGGTTTATATAGTATACTGTTCTTTCACATTCTGTCATCTAGGAAGACAAGGGACttaattatttacttatttatgacCCCACATACTCGTAAATCTTTTTGAAAGCCACCGGATATGAGAACATAGCCTTCTCCACGACAATAAGTCTGAAACGGAGAACAGAAATTGCCATGTCGTCCTGGCACCATTACTTAATTTGTAATTCAACATGCTTGAACTTGTTTTGATATTCCTTCAAAATCGCCCGCTAACATTCTCAAGCTGCTTTGTTCACAGAACAAAGTCTTGTAAACATAAAATTTCAGAAATCAGATATATATATACGGATGAATagaattatattttttgaaGTAGATGTACAAGTAAAATACTGGAAAACAATACATTCCTCCATGCAGTACTTTTCATAATAATCGACATACTTGGTTTTGCGCTTATggaccccctcctctccagttcagaccacaagCTTTTGATGGGAtctaagtctggagactgagatggccattgcagaacatggatgttgtttttactgaaaCATTTACGTGTAGATTTTGATATATGTTTGGAGtctttgtcctgctggacaatctcgGTTTTGCAGAAAGAACCAGATTTCCtgccaaattttttttttttttttcctggtaaTGAATTAATTGTTCTGTTGACCTTAAATATTGCAGCAAAACAGCAACGATGCACCTCAAtatttgacaatagacatgagGTGCTTCCTGTATGCATTCTCTTTTGCTCTTTTTTGCGGCCATACATGTCAATTGTGCTGatggccaaaatgttcattCTTGGCCTCACCTggccatagcactctcttccagtcataattcccgatgtttggttttgtttgttcagtagCGACTGTCTTCTTGCCAcctttccaaagagtttgtcAGAATGGAGATGTGATTTTATGattctttttgagactttttGAGATCA is a window of Conger conger chromosome 1, fConCon1.1, whole genome shotgun sequence DNA encoding:
- the nkx2.9 gene encoding NK2 transcription factor related, locus 9, which produces MAISAKISFTVRSILDLPEHDADTVPQRSPMLSCSGGSYSSWLESDRGHCLSSDESSPETLPDSTKKSEPSSECEAEEKRKKRRVLFSKAQTFELERRFRQQRYLSAPEREHLAHLLSLTPTQVKIWFQNHRYKMKRARSEGPQDANHPTVVRRVVVPILVRDGKPYTCIIDPDKTGCSIPLVASAASFNSHGYQSFQQSPLALFPRYQHLTAPVASRHHWAW